In Pelmatolapia mariae isolate MD_Pm_ZW linkage group LG13, Pm_UMD_F_2, whole genome shotgun sequence, a genomic segment contains:
- the ccnj gene encoding cyclin-J, whose protein sequence is MELEDQWWKGQLAADIYQALRYKELKLPSFKGQSPQLNLRRYFADLIAIVSNRFRLCPTARHLAVYLLDLFMDRYDVTVQQLHMVSLSCLLLASKFEEREDRVPKLETLNNLGCMSSMNLVLTKQGLLHMELLLLETFQWNLYLPTAAHFTDYYLSIAVHEGDLHDGWPMTCLEKTKLYMAKYVDYFLEVSLQDHVFLCFAPSLVAAACVAASRLILHLSPTWPPRLQRLTGYAWENLIPCTEKLLIAHDSDVKEANKQKCQQPNQHQQQGQTVYHTSAQYLNRTNAQYPQQAPQPVAAPNHLPASYLSHSTANGPQSINTQTISTSLEPKSNIPNRAFQVSMHYTCAAPCFDR, encoded by the exons ATGGAGCTGGAGGACCAATGGTGGAAAGGACAACTTGCTGCAGATATATACCAGGCGCTGCGATACAAA GAGCTCAAGTTACCTTCCTTCAAAGGTCAGTCCCCTCAGCTCAATTTGAGGCGATACTTCGCAGACCTCATAGCCATTGTCAGCAACCGCTTCAGGCTCTGTCCTACAGCCAGGCACCTTGCTGTCTACCTGCTGGACCTCTTCATGGACCGCTATGACGTCACGGTGCAGCAGCTTCACATGGTCTCGCTCTCATGTCTTCTTCTGGCCA GTAAGTTTGAGGAAAGGGAGGACCGGGTGCCGAAGCTGGAAACACTAAACAACCTGGGTTGCATGAGCTCCATGAACCTGGTCCTGACCAAGCAGGGTTTACTGCATATGGAGCTGCTCCTGTTGGAAACTTTCCAGTGGAACCTGTACCTCCCTACGGCGGCTCATTTTACAGACTACTACCTCTCTATTGCGGTCCATGAGGGTGATCTGCATGATGGCTGGCCTATGACATGCCTGGAAAAGACTAAACTATACATGGCCAAATATGTGGATTACTTCCTTGAGGTTTCCTTGCAAG atcatgtctttttgtgttttgcacCTTCACTGGTGGCTGCTGCGTGTGTGGCCGCCTCACGCCTGATCCTTCACCTGTCACCTACATGGCCACCCCGACTGCAGCGCCTCACAGGCTACGCATGGGAGAACCTAATCCCGTGTACAGAGAAACTACTCAT TGCACATGACAGTGACGTCAAAGAGGCCAACAAGCAAAAGTGTCAGCAGCCCAACCAGCACCAGCAGCAGGGTCAGACAGTTTACCACACCTCAGCTCAGTACCTCAACCGAACAAATGCGCAGTACCCCCAGCAAGCTCCACAGCCAGTCGCAGCCCCTAACCACCTGCCTGCCTCCTACCTCAGCCACTCCACTGCCAACGGCCCCCAGAGCATCAACACCCAAACCATCTCCACGTCGCTGGAGCCAAAGTCTAACATTCCCAACAGGGCATTCCAAGTCAGCATGCACTATACTTGCGCTGCTCCGTGCTTTGACAGATGA